The Chelatococcus sp. HY11 genome includes a window with the following:
- a CDS encoding substrate-binding domain-containing protein: MGAMVTLGGAAHAQQSFKIGLSNGWVGSEWRTQMIEEAQAAAAAWKAKGVNVEVVVQSATVDVQGQIGHVRNFINQGVNAIIINPNSPTAFDPVFAQAKGRNILVVSTDAEVSSKDAIYVGIDQKDWAVKSAEWLAKTLNNKGNVVTINGIAGHPANEMRVAGYREVFAKHPDIKVLNQANADWDQAKGQQVMQNLLATYPNINGVWVQDGMADGAWRAIEAAGKKAEIAATGEIRKDFLTRWSEQKLNSGASVNPPGVMASALNVAVHRLMGKEFKDGVFKGQYGNAIYIPIPFVDNSNLAQALKQAEGKPGYWSVTAVVTPEEAQQYFK; encoded by the coding sequence GGGGGCGCCGCCCACGCCCAGCAATCATTCAAGATCGGCCTGTCCAACGGCTGGGTCGGCAGTGAATGGCGCACCCAGATGATCGAAGAGGCGCAGGCCGCCGCCGCGGCCTGGAAGGCCAAGGGCGTCAATGTCGAGGTGGTGGTGCAGAGCGCGACCGTCGATGTGCAGGGGCAGATCGGCCATGTGCGCAACTTCATCAACCAGGGCGTCAACGCCATCATCATCAACCCGAACAGCCCGACGGCCTTCGACCCCGTGTTCGCGCAGGCGAAAGGGCGCAACATCCTCGTCGTGTCGACGGATGCAGAGGTGTCCTCCAAGGACGCGATCTATGTCGGCATCGACCAGAAGGACTGGGCGGTGAAGTCAGCCGAGTGGCTGGCCAAGACACTGAATAACAAGGGTAACGTCGTCACCATCAACGGCATCGCGGGCCATCCCGCCAACGAGATGCGTGTCGCCGGCTATCGCGAGGTCTTCGCCAAGCATCCCGACATCAAGGTGCTGAACCAGGCCAATGCCGATTGGGACCAGGCCAAGGGCCAGCAGGTGATGCAGAACCTCCTCGCGACCTATCCCAACATCAATGGCGTGTGGGTGCAGGATGGCATGGCCGACGGCGCCTGGCGCGCAATCGAGGCGGCCGGCAAGAAGGCTGAGATCGCCGCCACGGGCGAGATCCGCAAGGACTTCCTGACGCGCTGGTCCGAGCAGAAGCTGAACTCCGGCGCATCCGTGAACCCGCCCGGCGTCATGGCCTCCGCGCTCAACGTGGCCGTGCACCGCCTGATGGGCAAGGAGTTCAAGGACGGCGTCTTCAAGGGCCAGTATGGCAATGCCATCTATATCCCGATCCCCTTCGTGGATAACAGCAACCTCGCGCAGGCGCTGAAGCAGGCGGAAGGCAAGCCGGGCTACTGGTCCGTGACGGCGGTCGTCACGCCGGAAGAAGCCCAGCAGTATTTCAAGTAG
- a CDS encoding sugar ABC transporter ATP-binding protein, giving the protein MTSGRAATGGRDAALLVAERVGKRFGAVVALSDGRLRVEAGEIHALLGANGCGKSTLCKVVAGTVAPDAGAIAVAGQPVQFRNPRDAEEAGIALFYQELSLIPQLSVAANIGLGREPRTGLGFIDRRRLRSEAETLIKLFDGVVGPELTPDAIVAELTPDLRQIVEILKVFARRPRLIILDEATAALDGRQSARLFEILRARKAEGISTLMISHRLDEVFAVCDRITVMRGGVTVAELVTAETDRDAVVRHMVGDARIHPVTSHRVPPAAAPPRLAAEDVRNARVHGVSLSLRPGEIVGLGGLQGQGQSALLQGLFGALPFTAGRVTIAGEPVAITRTADAIRRGLAYVSGDRGRDAALSGRSIFENLVAALLVRERRRLVRPSELDPLATRHADSLNTKYAGLDAAIGTLSGGNQQKIFIARWLATGPRVLLLDDPTKGIDLAAKGDLLAIMRKLADEGASILIYSSEDAELLEWCERVLVFNSGRIVAELAGPTLDHFHLTRAAYGEAA; this is encoded by the coding sequence ATGACGTCGGGCCGGGCCGCGACAGGCGGCAGAGACGCTGCGCTTCTCGTCGCCGAGCGCGTCGGCAAGCGCTTCGGCGCGGTCGTCGCGCTGTCGGATGGGCGTTTGCGTGTCGAGGCGGGCGAGATTCACGCCCTCCTCGGCGCCAACGGCTGCGGCAAGTCCACGCTCTGCAAGGTGGTCGCCGGCACGGTCGCCCCCGATGCCGGGGCCATCGCCGTTGCGGGCCAGCCGGTTCAGTTCCGCAATCCGCGCGATGCCGAGGAGGCTGGCATCGCGTTGTTCTACCAGGAACTCAGCCTCATCCCGCAGTTGAGCGTCGCGGCCAATATCGGCCTCGGCCGTGAGCCGCGCACCGGCCTCGGCTTCATCGACCGCCGCCGCCTGCGCAGCGAGGCGGAGACGCTGATCAAGCTGTTCGACGGCGTCGTGGGCCCTGAACTCACGCCCGACGCGATCGTTGCCGAGCTCACACCGGATCTCCGCCAGATCGTGGAGATCCTCAAGGTCTTTGCCCGGCGCCCGCGCCTCATCATCCTCGACGAGGCAACCGCTGCCCTCGACGGGCGCCAGTCCGCCCGCCTCTTCGAGATCCTGCGCGCGCGCAAGGCCGAAGGTATATCCACGCTGATGATCTCCCACCGCCTCGACGAGGTCTTCGCGGTGTGCGACCGCATCACGGTGATGCGTGGCGGCGTGACGGTGGCGGAACTCGTCACGGCCGAGACCGACCGCGACGCCGTGGTGCGCCACATGGTCGGCGATGCGCGCATCCATCCCGTCACCAGCCACCGCGTGCCGCCCGCGGCCGCGCCGCCGCGCCTCGCCGCGGAGGATGTGCGCAACGCGCGGGTGCATGGCGTGTCGCTGTCACTTCGCCCGGGTGAGATCGTCGGGCTGGGAGGGCTGCAGGGGCAGGGACAGTCGGCACTGCTGCAAGGTCTGTTCGGCGCCCTGCCCTTCACGGCGGGTCGTGTCACCATCGCCGGCGAGCCCGTCGCCATCACGCGCACGGCCGATGCCATCCGGCGCGGCCTCGCCTATGTCTCCGGCGATCGCGGGCGGGACGCCGCGCTCAGCGGCCGCTCCATCTTCGAGAATCTGGTGGCGGCGCTTCTCGTGCGCGAACGGCGCCGGCTGGTGCGGCCGTCCGAGCTCGATCCGCTGGCGACACGCCATGCCGACAGCCTGAATACCAAATACGCCGGGCTCGACGCCGCCATCGGCACGCTCTCCGGCGGCAACCAGCAGAAGATCTTCATCGCGCGCTGGCTCGCCACCGGCCCGCGTGTGCTCCTGCTCGACGATCCGACCAAGGGCATCGACCTCGCCGCCAAGGGCGATCTCCTCGCCATCATGCGCAAGCTCGCCGACGAAGGCGCCAGCATCCTCATCTATTCCTCGGAGGATGCCGAGCTCCTCGAATGGTGCGAGCGCGTGCTCGTGTTCAACAGCGGCCGCATCGTCGCAGAACTCGCCGGGCCGACCCTCGACCATTTCCATCTCACGCGGGCGGCCTATGGAGAGGCCGCATGA
- a CDS encoding ABC transporter permease, giving the protein MSAVVRSRPWLLTLIALAVLVAVNTALQPSFVQPSVLQSNLTTFLPLALVAIGQTYVVLGGDIDLSVGAIAALVNVVTVSIIAAVGGDGLAPIVAGLAAGLATAVVCGVINGILIAVLRLQAIVTTFATGIVFAGTALFVMPQAGLPVPEAFWRSYGASLVGLPVVLWILLAGLAFALFLARRPFVAHLTAVGGSRVGAFQTGLSLSRVRIGAFVLSALFAGFAALCLTGETASGDPLLGQSLALSSISAVVLGGTALSGGSGGPVGSILGALVLGMIGNVIFFAGLPFAWQTLVQGLIVLAALAGGVLVTRR; this is encoded by the coding sequence ATGAGCGCGGTGGTCCGCTCCCGGCCGTGGCTGCTGACGCTGATCGCGCTTGCGGTGCTCGTAGCCGTCAACACGGCGCTGCAGCCGAGCTTCGTGCAGCCCTCGGTGCTGCAATCCAACCTCACCACCTTCCTGCCGCTCGCGCTGGTCGCCATCGGCCAGACTTACGTGGTGCTCGGCGGGGACATCGACCTCTCGGTCGGCGCGATTGCGGCGCTCGTGAACGTGGTCACGGTCAGCATCATCGCGGCGGTCGGCGGTGACGGGCTCGCCCCGATTGTTGCGGGCCTCGCGGCGGGGCTCGCCACGGCCGTGGTCTGCGGCGTCATCAACGGCATCCTGATCGCCGTGCTCCGTTTGCAGGCCATCGTCACCACCTTCGCGACCGGCATCGTCTTCGCGGGAACAGCCCTGTTCGTGATGCCGCAGGCCGGCCTGCCCGTGCCGGAGGCGTTCTGGCGCAGCTACGGCGCTTCGCTCGTCGGCCTGCCGGTGGTGCTGTGGATCCTTCTCGCCGGCCTCGCCTTTGCCCTCTTTCTCGCGCGCAGGCCCTTCGTGGCGCATCTCACGGCAGTCGGCGGCAGCCGCGTCGGCGCCTTCCAGACCGGCCTCAGCCTGTCGCGCGTGCGCATTGGCGCCTTCGTCCTGTCCGCGCTTTTTGCGGGTTTCGCGGCCCTGTGCCTCACCGGCGAGACGGCGAGCGGCGACCCGCTGCTTGGGCAGAGCCTCGCCCTCTCCTCGATCTCGGCCGTGGTGCTCGGCGGCACGGCTCTCTCCGGCGGCTCAGGCGGGCCGGTGGGTTCCATTCTCGGCGCGCTCGTCCTCGGCATGATCGGCAATGTCATCTTCTTCGCCGGCCTGCCCTTTGCTTGGCAGACGCTGGTGCAGGGGCTGATCGTGCTGGCCGCGCTCGCCGGCGGTGTGCTGGTGACACGCCGATGA
- a CDS encoding ABC transporter permease produces MRLKTLLTNPLTLAAIAILALLAIGETLSPGFARGDQIVRLLTVAAILGIVAAGQNLVILGGREGIDLSVGPMISLGAVIAGNIMAGANAAILPAVLAATAVTFLIGIVNGLGVTLVRIPPLVMTLGMTAIVQGGLVVYSQGIPSGNAAPALMAFINRPLFLGLPGILFVWAIIAISLTFLLRRTAFGFAVYAIGANERAAMLVGLPVNRIRCLLYGLSGFFAGLTGVCVIGYTGNSFISVGDQYVLSSIIAVVIGGTSLAGGAGGYIGTVLGAVALVLLQSVLTTLQLENYGRQIIFGMTLLVLMLLYGRQGRLRV; encoded by the coding sequence ATGAGATTGAAAACCCTGCTCACCAATCCCCTGACGCTGGCGGCCATCGCCATCCTCGCCCTGCTGGCCATCGGCGAGACGCTTTCGCCGGGCTTTGCGCGCGGCGACCAGATCGTGCGGCTGCTGACCGTCGCCGCGATCCTCGGCATCGTCGCGGCCGGGCAGAACCTCGTCATCCTCGGCGGCCGCGAGGGCATCGACCTCTCGGTCGGGCCGATGATCTCGCTGGGCGCCGTCATCGCGGGCAATATCATGGCCGGAGCCAACGCGGCGATCCTGCCCGCCGTTCTCGCGGCAACGGCGGTGACCTTCCTCATCGGCATCGTCAACGGCCTCGGCGTCACGCTGGTGCGCATTCCCCCGCTCGTCATGACGCTCGGCATGACGGCGATCGTCCAGGGCGGGCTCGTCGTCTATTCACAGGGCATCCCCTCGGGCAACGCGGCGCCGGCGCTGATGGCCTTCATCAATCGCCCGCTCTTCCTGGGCTTGCCCGGCATCCTCTTCGTCTGGGCGATCATCGCCATCAGCCTCACCTTCCTGTTGCGGCGCACCGCCTTCGGCTTCGCGGTCTACGCCATCGGCGCCAACGAACGCGCGGCGATGCTGGTCGGTCTGCCGGTCAACCGCATCCGCTGCCTGCTCTACGGGCTGTCCGGCTTCTTCGCCGGCCTCACCGGCGTCTGCGTCATCGGCTACACCGGCAATTCCTTCATCAGCGTGGGTGATCAGTATGTCCTGTCGTCGATCATCGCCGTGGTCATCGGCGGCACATCGCTGGCGGGCGGCGCGGGCGGCTACATCGGCACCGTTCTCGGGGCGGTGGCGCTCGTCCTGCTGCAAAGCGTCCTGACGACCCTGCAACTCGAAAACTATGGCCGGCAGATCATCTTCGGCATGACGCTGCTTGTGCTCATGCTGCTCTACGGGCGCCAGGGCCGCTTGCGCGTGTAA
- a CDS encoding LacI family DNA-binding transcriptional regulator — MATPTRRTPTTRAPTNGAPTVATVAKLAGVSTATVSRALQRPDKVQPETRQRIMEAVAATGFVPNSQARNLRSRASRTVILLVRDISNPFYLEIYKGVEEAAVEAGYSVLMGDARDDDQRIQHYIDTVRARHADGLILMIGRFPEVLKAEIPRLPPIVIALETFPDVALPTVKIDNVAASREAVNHLIGLGHRRIAHITGPMPERLALDRLAGYRAALSEHGIAEDDALVINGDFSLAAGRRAVRQLFEAGTAFTALFAASDQMAVGAISELRARGLHVPADISVVGFDDIVLADAFEPPLTTVHQPRFEIGRQAMAQMIAMLSDAPPVATPDILMETRLIIRGSTGPNPHATRRSRLRGHVSSA; from the coding sequence ATGGCCACACCAACCAGGCGCACACCAACGACCCGCGCACCGACCAATGGGGCGCCGACCGTTGCCACCGTCGCGAAGCTCGCGGGCGTTTCGACGGCAACGGTGTCGCGCGCCCTGCAACGGCCCGACAAGGTGCAGCCGGAGACGCGCCAACGCATCATGGAGGCTGTCGCGGCAACGGGTTTCGTGCCGAACTCGCAGGCGCGCAACCTGCGCAGCCGGGCGAGCCGCACCGTCATCCTCCTGGTGCGTGACATCTCCAACCCGTTCTATCTGGAGATCTACAAGGGCGTCGAGGAGGCGGCTGTCGAGGCAGGCTACAGCGTGCTGATGGGGGATGCCCGCGACGACGACCAGCGGATCCAGCACTATATCGACACCGTGCGCGCCCGCCACGCTGACGGCCTCATCCTCATGATCGGCCGGTTCCCGGAAGTGCTGAAGGCGGAAATCCCGCGCCTGCCGCCGATCGTCATCGCGCTGGAGACCTTTCCCGACGTCGCCTTGCCGACCGTCAAGATCGACAACGTCGCGGCCTCCCGCGAGGCCGTGAACCACCTCATCGGCCTCGGGCACAGGCGCATCGCCCATATCACCGGCCCGATGCCGGAGCGACTGGCGCTCGACAGGCTTGCCGGCTACCGCGCCGCGCTGTCCGAGCATGGCATCGCGGAGGATGATGCCCTGGTCATCAATGGCGATTTCAGCCTCGCGGCGGGGCGCCGCGCCGTGCGGCAACTGTTCGAGGCGGGCACCGCCTTCACCGCCCTCTTCGCGGCCAGCGACCAGATGGCCGTCGGCGCCATCAGCGAGCTCAGGGCGCGCGGGCTTCACGTACCCGCCGACATCTCCGTCGTCGGCTTCGACGACATCGTCCTGGCGGATGCCTTCGAGCCGCCGCTCACGACCGTCCATCAGCCGCGTTTCGAGATCGGCCGGCAAGCCATGGCACAGATGATCGCGATGCTGTCGGACGCGCCACCGGTGGCGACACCGGATATCCTGATGGAAACACGCCTGATCATCCGGGGTTCGACCGGCCCCAATCCCCACGCCACAAGGCGCTCACGCCTGCGCGGACATGTATCATCCGCATGA
- a CDS encoding sugar phosphate isomerase/epimerase, producing MKGPAIFLAQFVGDSPPFNTLDGLAGWAAGHGYAGVQIPTKDAAIFDLKKAADSQAYCDDIRALLDKHGLVVTELSTHLQGQLVAVHPAYDLMFDAFSPPEVRGRPEARQAWAVEQLKLAAKASRHLGLNAHATFSGALAWPYMYPWPQRPNGLVEEAFTELARRWTPILGAFEDAGVDLAYEIHPGEDLHDGVTFERFLEAVDNHPRASILYDPSHFVLQALDYLAFIDIYHDRIRAFHVKDAEFNPTGRSGVYGGYQGWVERPGRFRSPGDGQVDFASIFSKLAQYNYGGWAVVEWECALKDPEQGASEGAPFILSHMIKRSERMFDDFAASQSDKSTNRKLLGLKP from the coding sequence ATGAAGGGCCCAGCCATCTTTCTTGCCCAGTTCGTCGGGGACAGTCCGCCCTTCAACACGCTGGATGGCCTCGCCGGCTGGGCGGCCGGCCACGGCTATGCCGGCGTGCAGATTCCCACGAAGGACGCCGCCATCTTCGATCTGAAGAAGGCCGCGGACTCACAGGCCTATTGCGACGACATCCGCGCCCTGCTGGACAAACATGGCCTCGTCGTCACCGAGCTGTCGACGCATCTGCAGGGGCAGCTCGTCGCCGTCCACCCGGCCTATGACCTGATGTTCGACGCCTTCTCTCCGCCCGAGGTGCGTGGCAGGCCGGAGGCGCGCCAGGCCTGGGCCGTCGAGCAGCTCAAGCTCGCCGCGAAGGCCTCGCGCCATCTCGGGCTCAATGCCCACGCCACGTTTTCCGGCGCGCTCGCCTGGCCCTATATGTACCCTTGGCCCCAGCGCCCCAACGGCCTCGTGGAGGAAGCCTTCACGGAACTCGCGCGCCGCTGGACGCCCATCCTCGGGGCGTTCGAGGATGCCGGTGTCGATCTCGCCTACGAAATCCATCCCGGCGAGGACCTGCACGACGGCGTCACCTTCGAGCGCTTTTTGGAGGCGGTCGACAATCACCCGCGCGCCTCCATCCTCTACGACCCGTCGCATTTCGTGCTGCAGGCGCTCGATTATCTCGCCTTCATCGACATCTATCATGACCGCATCCGCGCCTTTCACGTGAAGGATGCGGAGTTCAACCCGACCGGCCGCTCCGGTGTCTACGGCGGCTACCAGGGCTGGGTGGAGCGTCCCGGCCGGTTCCGCTCGCCGGGCGATGGGCAGGTGGACTTCGCCTCGATCTTCTCGAAGCTCGCCCAATACAACTACGGGGGCTGGGCCGTCGTAGAATGGGAATGCGCGCTGAAGGACCCGGAACAGGGCGCCTCCGAAGGTGCGCCCTTTATCCTCAGCCACATGATCAAGCGCTCCGAGCGCATGTTCGACGATTTCGCCGCGAGCCAGAGTGACAAGTCCACCAATCGCAAGCTGCTGGGACTGAAGCCATGA
- a CDS encoding Gfo/Idh/MocA family oxidoreductase, translated as MIDATQKTTDPGMAPRRIRLGMVGGGEGAFIGAVHRMAARLDGDYDLVAGALSSTPEKSLRSGAALGLDPARAYPDFATMARAEAARPDGIDAVSIVTPNHRHAPAALAFLEQGIHVICDKPLATSLAEATALRDAAMKSGIIFAVTYNYSGYPMVRQARAMIADGEIGAVRVIQVEYAQDWLSEPIEQSGQKQAAWRTDPAQSGAGGAIGDIGTHAYQLAHFMSGLDPVALSAELTSFVPGRRLDDNVQVNLRYANGARGTLWASQVAPGNENGLRIRIYGEKGGLEWAQEHPNQLRWSPLGEPPRVIARGAPGANAPAARVTRVPSGHPEGYLEAFATLYTEVARAIRASQAGAALPAEVDFPTIADGVAGMAFIEAAVASSRNDGRWTTIEA; from the coding sequence ATGATTGACGCGACGCAGAAGACGACGGACCCAGGGATGGCTCCCCGCCGCATCCGGCTCGGCATGGTCGGCGGCGGCGAGGGGGCCTTCATCGGCGCCGTCCATCGCATGGCGGCCCGCCTCGATGGTGACTATGACCTCGTTGCCGGCGCACTGTCCTCGACGCCTGAGAAATCCCTGCGCTCGGGCGCGGCGCTCGGGCTTGATCCCGCCCGCGCCTATCCCGACTTCGCCACTATGGCGCGAGCCGAGGCCGCGCGGCCGGATGGCATCGACGCCGTTTCGATCGTCACGCCGAACCACCGGCATGCTCCGGCGGCGCTGGCCTTCCTGGAGCAAGGCATCCACGTCATCTGCGACAAGCCGCTGGCCACGAGCCTCGCGGAGGCAACGGCTCTGCGAGATGCCGCCATGAAAAGTGGGATCATCTTCGCCGTGACCTACAACTATTCCGGCTATCCCATGGTACGGCAGGCGCGCGCCATGATCGCCGACGGGGAGATCGGCGCCGTCAGGGTCATACAGGTTGAATATGCCCAGGACTGGCTGAGCGAGCCGATCGAGCAAAGCGGCCAGAAGCAGGCGGCTTGGCGCACGGACCCTGCGCAGTCCGGCGCCGGCGGCGCCATCGGCGACATCGGCACGCATGCCTATCAGCTCGCCCATTTCATGAGCGGGCTCGATCCTGTCGCCCTGAGCGCGGAATTGACCAGCTTCGTCCCCGGCCGGCGGCTCGACGACAATGTCCAGGTCAACCTGCGCTATGCCAACGGCGCACGTGGCACGCTCTGGGCAAGCCAGGTCGCGCCCGGCAACGAGAACGGACTGCGTATCCGCATCTATGGCGAGAAAGGCGGGCTCGAATGGGCGCAGGAACATCCCAACCAGTTGAGATGGTCGCCGCTCGGTGAGCCGCCACGCGTCATCGCGCGCGGGGCGCCGGGCGCGAATGCACCGGCCGCGCGGGTCACACGCGTGCCATCCGGGCATCCGGAAGGCTATCTGGAGGCCTTCGCGACCCTTTATACGGAAGTTGCGCGCGCCATCCGTGCCAGCCAGGCGGGCGCTGCCCTCCCCGCCGAGGTGGACTTTCCAACCATCGCGGACGGCGTTGCCGGCATGGCCTTCATCGAGGCCGCGGTCGCCTCGTCCCGCAACGACGGACGCTGGACCACGATCGAGGCGTGA